The [Clostridium] scindens ATCC 35704 nucleotide sequence TGCGTATAATCCTTAGTTTTAAAGATCTGCATGCCACAGCAATTTACAGACAGTGAAGCGGAATGATCTTCAAAGCCAATGGATCTTCGTTCGTTTCTAAAGTGACCTGATACGTTAATCATAGAGGTCCCTCTCTTTCGCATATATTCATATTCAAATACTGTCAAGATAGCAGGCGTTTGCCTTTGGTTTCTGTAAATTCAGATCTTCTATGATAATTAATGGGGCTTGACGGCGGATTCCGCTGTCAAGTCCTTGGTTAATACATATCAGAAATAAACTGGTATGTCAAGAGCGGCCGGAAGATAATCCATAATCCGGGCATGCATTTAGTCTTGGCATTCCGGCGGTTTTTGCTACTCTGGCATCCTTTCCGGATACATGATTGCGAGTTCACCCCTTACCTTCCCCCCAATACCGTATTTGAAGCCTTATACAACAGAAGGTTTTCTTGAACCACGTTCTGTGAATGAGTCAAAAGTATTGACAACTTCACAGGCACTTATCTTTTTCACATAATTCCTGAGAAGCCAAAAGTAAATCCGTCCATTGATATTTTTTTAATCTCTTTCGGATCTGTCTTAGTTCTTAGAATGTTTCTGTGTATATATAACCATTCGTTGACGTTGGTATTTCTGCTGTGATAAGATTGACATGCAAGGATTCTCCCTTCGTTTAGATTATTATCGAAGCGAATCCTTGTTTTTTTATGTTACCTATCTATTGTATCCCAACAGCAAGCGCTTGCCTTTGGAAAAGCAGAATCGTCCATACGAAACACATAATCTGATATAGGAATACTACAATCGGGGTACTATACTGAGTATGCAATTAAGTGACGGGCAGAATCAATCATAAATTGAAATCGAGGAGGATGAAAGATGAAAAAGCAAGTGATATTTCTGATGACAGATACGACCAGGAAAGATATGGTGGGATGCTATGGAAATCCGAAAATGAAGACACCAAATCTGGATCGTCTGGCAGAAGAAGGTATCCGTTATGAAAATGCATATACCTGTCAGCCGGTGTGCGGTCCAGCAAGAAGTGCAATTTTTACTGGTACATTTCCACATACGAACGGAATGGTAACGAACAGTATTGCAATGGGGGATAATGTTAAAACAATTGGACAGAGATTGCACAATCATGGGATTTCATGTGGGTATATTGGAAAATGGCATCTGGATGGATCTGATTATTTTGGAAATGGGCGATGTCCAGAAGGATGGGATCCGGAATACTGGTATGATATGAAAACATATCTGGATGAGTTGACGGATGAGGAAAAAGTAAGGTCCAGAGATCCAAAAGAATGTTATAAAGATGGTTTCTCAGAAGAATTTACTTATGCACATCGTTGTTCAGACCGTGCGATCAAATATTTAGAAAACCATCAGGACGAAGATTTCTTTTTAAGTGTATCCTATGATGAACCACATGGACCATCACTTTGTCCGGAGCCGTTTAACCATATGTTTGATGGATTTAAATTTGAAAGTTGTCCGAACTTTCAGGATGATCTTTCAAAAAAACCATTTATGCAGAGACTTTGGTCGGGAAAGAATCTGCATGCAACTGAAGATGAAATTAACCAGCCGTCAGATGGATTATCACTGTTCTTGGGATGCAATTCCTTTGCGGACTATGAAATTGGAAGAGTTTTAGATAAAATCCGGGAAGTTGCACCAGATGCACTGGTCATTTTTACTTCGGATCATGGCGATATGCTAGGTGCACACAGATTATTTTCTAAAAATGCAGCGGCATATAAAGAAGTCGCAAATATTCCATTGATTATTAAAGGTGGGGAAAGGGGATATGTAGAAGACGCAATGGCATCCCATATTGATATTGCACCAACGATTCTGGATTATTTTGGACTCCCGATTCCGAAATTACTGGAAGGAAAGAGTATGCTTCCACAGATTAAGAACCCGGAGAAAGAAATTAATGATGTAGTATTTACAGAGTTTACAAGATATGAGATAGATCATGATGGATTTGGTGGACTGCAGATTATGAGAGCAGTAATGTCTAAACGTTATAAACTGGTCATCCATCTTCTGGATACAGATGAATTCTATGATCTGGAAAATGACCCATATGAGATGAACAACCTGATCGAAGATAAGAAGTATATAGAAGAGCGCAATGCATTACATGATAAACTGATTCAGCATATGAACGATACGAGAGATTTATACCGTGGATATCAGTGGAGTATGCGTCCGTGGAGAACCGATTTTATTCCAGACTGGGAAAATGAAGGATATACAAGACAGCGAGAGAATGAAGAATATGAACCAAGACAATTGGATTATGATACCGGGCTTCCGATGGAAGAAGCAGTAAGAAAAAAATGTTAAATGAATAGGGGAGTGAACACGATGGAAGAAAAGAGATATTTAAAATGGTATAACAAAGTAGGATATGGCTCCGGCGATATAGGAGGCAATGTGGTATTTGCATTCTTATCTTCGTTTATTATGATTTACCTGACAAATACTGTTGGATTAAAGGCTGGTGTAATTGGTTCGCTGATCGCAGCATCGAAGGTACTCGACGGTGTTTCGGATGTTATTTTTGGTTCAATGATTGACCGTACACATACCAAGATGGGAAAAGCAAGGCCATGGATGTTTGGTGCATATTTTGGATGTGCAATTACACTGGTTGCAGCATTTTCAGTTCCGACTACATTAGGAAAAACTTCTCAGTATGCATGGTTCTTTATTACTTACCTGTTATTAAATGCAGGATTTTATACAGCAAATAATATAGCATATTCCACATTAACAGCACTGGTAACAAAGAATTTAAAAGAACGTGTGCAGATGGGATCTATCCGCTTCATGTTCGCATTTGGTACAAGTTTTCTTATTCAGACAATTACAGTAGGATTGGTTAAGCAACTTGGCGGGGGAGCAGAAGGCTGGAGAACAATCGCAATTATTTATGCGATTATTGGCTTGATTTCTAATACACTGACTGTATTTTCGGTAAAAGAACTTCCAGAGGAAGAACTGAGAAATGGAGAGGAAAAATCCGAAGAAGAAAAATACAGTTTGATTGAATCTATTAAAATGTTAATACATAACAGATATTATATCGTAATTCTTGTTGTTGATATCCTCAGACAGACATATTCGGCAATTATAAACTGTGGAATTTACTATATGACATACGTACTCGGAAAAGCAGAACTGCTCGGAACATTTTCTGGAGCGATAAATCTGGCGCTTATTATAGGTCTTGCGTTTTTACCGGCAATGGTAGCAAAATATAAAGGATATTATAAGTTGAACTTCTCTGGATATTTGATTGCAGCAGCTGGACGTGGAATTGTGATCATTGCAGGATATATGGGAAGTGTTCCTCTTATGCTGGTGGGTACAGCGATTGGAGCGATTGGTATGGCTCCATGGCAGGGAAACTTAAATGCATTAGTAGCTGAGTGCTCTGAACATACATTTTTACAGTATGGAAAGAGAATTGACGGAACGATGTATTCCTGTACTTCTATGGGATTAAAAATTGGTAGTGGACTTGGCACAGCAATTGTGGGATGGTTACTTGACTTTGGTGGTTTCGATGGAAAACTGGCAGTACAGTCACAGTCTTGTATTAATATGCTTCACTTTATGTATCTGTGGCTCCCAATGATTATTAATATTCTGGTAGCTTTACTGCTTACACAATTGAATGTAGAAAAAGCAAATCAAAAATTAAGAGAACAGAAAGCGATAGAAGCAAAATAATAAGTGGTTAGTAAGATAGGGTTCGTAGAAACTTATTCGCTCCGGCAGTCATGTAGACATTAACAAGTTGGTTGCAAATATCCGAAAATAGATCTTTATTTCTCATTTGTTAAACCAAGCATATAATCTGCGGAAACGTTATAAAACTGGCAGAGTCTGATAATATATTCTACTGGCATGGAACGTTTGCCAAGTTCGTATTGGGAATAAGTAGTCTGACCAATGCCGAGATAATCCGCGATAGTTTTCTGTGAAAGATCGCTATCTTCTCGCAGCGCCCTAAGACGATCTCTATAAATCATATACAAGTCTTCGTGATACGTCATACAAATTCCCTCCTATCGGAAACATATTATTATACTTGAACCAATCACGTTGAGATTTAACTCAAAATGAGTTATCATATATTAAAAAACAGTAGATGGTGGTATAAATATGTGTATGAATAAGATAAGGATTTCTTTAAGCAAAATTAAATATTATATACGCGTAGTATTTGCGTACGGGACAAGGACTAATCGTAATCATGGCCTTTCTTTTAATGGATATATGAAGATGGCCAGGAGGATGCTGGAAGAGGACAGGATCGTTGAATATACGGAATTTATGGAGCGGTATCCGGAGTATGCCAGCCTGGAATGGGAGTATTTGGAAAAGTATGTCATTCCGGAAGAGGGCGTGGAGGAGACGGAGTATAAGGAGATGTCGGAAAGAGTCTGGGAAAATATTAAGAAAGAGATCAAGAAACAGGATGAATAGCATGCATACATACAGGAGGAGATTATGGAGACACGCGAGATACTGGAAAGGTTAAAGAAGGGGGAACTGAGCCTTGAGGAAGCAGAAGGCGCCTTGAGACGCCAGCCTTTTGAGGATCTGGGGTATGCCAAGCTAGATACCCACAGGAAGATACGCTCCGGTTTCCCGGAAGTCGTATTTTGTGCCGGAAAAGCAGATGCGCATCTCCTTGCGATCTTTGGCAGGCTGTATGAGGAAGAAGGGGAAGTCCTTGGCACCAGGGCATCCAGGGAACAATATGAACTGATAAGGAGCAAATACGCACAGGTGCAGTATGATGAGACGTCAGGAATACTGAAGATAGAACATGAGGGAAAGGAAAGAGCAGGCCGCATCTCCGTCTGTACGGCAGGCACGGCAGATATTCCGGTAGCGGAGGAAGCGGCCCAGGTGGCCGAATATTTTGGCGCCTGCGTAGAGCGCGTTTACGATGTGGGAGTAAGCGGGCTGCACAGGCTGCTCGCCAGGCTGGAGACCATACAGCGGGCCAATTGCGTGATCGCGGTGGCCGGCATGGAAGGCGCTCTTGCCAGCGTTATCGGAGGCCTGGTGGATAAGCCGGTTATTGCCGTCCCGACTTCGGTTGGCTATGGCGCCAGCATGCATGGACTGTCGGCCCTTCTGACCATGATTAATTCCTGCGCCAATGGCATCTCGGTGGTGAATATTGACAATGGATACGGGGCGGGCTATATTGCGGCCCAGATAAACAGGCTGGGATTAAGAGGAAGGCAGGAAGAGGAAAGGGAATGAAAAGGAACGAAGAGAAGATGCAGTGCCTGAGAAGACAGATGGAAGGCTATGCCAAGAAGGACGTGATCGTTGCATTTTCCGGCGGAGTGGACAGCAGCCTGCTGCTGAAACTTGCCTGCGAAGCGGCGTTAAAAAGTAATCGGAAGGTGTATGCAGTCTTCCTTCATACGGCGATGCACCCGTCTGGTGACGCGCAAAGCGCCAAAAGGGTTGCCGAAGAGATTGGGGCTGATTTCAGGATACTTAAGATTGATGAACTGGAAACCGCGCAGATTGCGGACAATCCGACAGACCGGTGCTATCGCTGCAAAAGGCATTTGTTTGAGCAGATCCAGGGCGAGGCCGCTAAGCTGCAGGCAGGATGGATAATGGAAGGGACCAATGCGGATGACCTTAAGGCCTATCGCCCGGGTATCCGCGCGATAAGAGAACTGGGAATCATCAGTCCTTTGGCGGACGCCTGCATTACCAAAGAAGAGGTCAGGCTGCTTGCGAAAGAATATGGGATCTCCGTAGCGAAGAAGCCTTCGACGCCTTGCCTGGCCACCAGATTCCCTTATGGAACCAGGCTGACTTATGCGGATATGCGTAAGGTGGAAGACGCAGAGTCTTATCTTAAGGAACTTGGGATTTACAATGTACGGGTCAGAGTTCATGGCGATATTGCCAGAATCGAGGTGGACTGCCAGGCTATGGACGTGGTCATGGAATACAAAAAGGAGATTGCAGAATATCTCAAGAGCCTGGGCTATGTCTATATTGCGCTTGATCTGGAAGGATTCCGGTCTGGGAGCATGGATCAGAATATAGAGGCTCATGATAGGGAGGATTAAGATACTAATATGATTATTATAGCCGGAAAATGTGAAGCAGATATGTCAGAAGACGGAAATGTTTCTAAAGAATCTTAAAAAAACGGAAGAAATTATTGGAAAAATATATCCTGCATGTACCGAAAGAGATGTACTGGCAGGATATAACGCAGCAGGAGGGATTTGAACCCCCGGAGCCTTTCGGCTCTTCTGCTTTCGAGGCAGACGCCTTCAGCCAACTCGACCACTGCTGCATAGTGTATGGCTTCGGATGGAAGCCACGTACTGATTATAGCATAAGAGATTCGTCTGAGGGAATACCTAATGTAAAAATTATTCATTTTTTTGCACAGAGAGAGAGCCGGCACTTATGCGCCGGCCCGAAAGGGGGATGAAAAAATCTATGTAAATTTTACGTATTGTTAGGCGAAGTCCGGTAATCATACAGACACCTCAGTACGACTACCGTCTTCTTTAATTGATAAGTTTATTATAAGGAATAAATGTGACGTAAGTATGTCAACAGTCAGAAAAATTTCTAAAGATTCTTAAGAAAATCATAAGCCAGGCAAAAGGCCTGTTAAGGTTTATGGATCCAGCACCGATTGCATGTCCTCGGGAAGCGGCGCGATGAATTCCATATCCTCCCCGGTAATTGGATGAGGGAATGAAAGCTTATGGGAATGAAGCGCCTGTCTCCCAATATATTCCATGTCAGGATTATACAGATAATCTCCGATGAGAGGGTAGCCCAGATGTTTCATATGAATGCGTATTTGATGTGTGCGGCCAGTCTCCAGGCGAAGTGAGACGAGGCTGTGTCCGTTCTTTTCATCTACGACGCAATAATGGGTGATGGCTGTCTCTCCCTGCTCCCAGTCTACGGTGCGCTCGATAATGGAGCCGGGCTTTCGTGATAAAGGAGCATGGATGGTTCCGGCAGAGGGCGTGATATGGCCTCTGCAGATTGCCAGGTATTCCCGGTGAAGCATCCTGTCGGCGGCCATGGACGACAGAACATTGCCGCTTAGCATATGCTTGGAGACAACGGTGAGTCCGGAAGTATCCCGATCCAGCCGGTTCGCGCACCGGAATACGAAAGCCTTCCCCTGTTCCTGATAATACCAGGCAAGGGCATTGGCAAGAGAATTCCTGTAATTATTCTGGGAGGGATGGATAGGCATTCCGGCAGGCTTATTGATGACGATGATGTCCTCATCCTCGTACACAATATCCAGAGACAGGTTTACCGCAGGAATATTTTTGGAGGATTCATGTTCCTGTATGTGGATCACCAGTTCGTCACCAGATGTAAGACGGCGGTTCAGATGAAGCCACTGGCCGTTTACAAGCACGCTTTCTTTCATTTTCTTTAACTGGGTGAGATTCTGAAGCGAGTATCCTCTGCGCAGGAGAAACTGCTCAATCCGAAGCCCTCCCTCGGAAGGGCCAATCTGATAAGTTAATATTCTGTCCATATTCCGTCCCCCATATTTCGCAGACATCCGTTAGGCATATCTGCGTATTCTTAGTGGTATATCCAGCGAGGCGGCCAATTTCTTGCATGCCTCGATTTCCTCCTTGGGCAGCACATCTACAATCGTAAGTTTCACCGAAGGAATTTGTCCTTTGCATTCCGTTGCGAATTGAAGGAGTCCTTCAAACGCGTTGTCAAGCTGTGGGCGGGAAACTTCATTATACTGCTCGCTGGTAGGCGCATTCAGGCTGATGGATACGGAATCTACCGCTTGTGCAAGAAGGGGAATGACATCTTTTCCATAGTATAGGTTTGCCAGCCCGTTGGTGTTCACCCGGATGGACAGTCCATATTTCTCTTTTGCATATTTTGCCGAAGCGACCAGGTTATCGATCGCGCAAGTGGGCTCTCCATAGCCGCAGAAGACCAGTTCCTTATAGCCGGCAAAGTCAAAGGCGTCCATAGCTTCCTTGATCTGCTCAAGTGTGGGATCAGTCTTGTGCCAGAGAGTGTCTGCATCGCCTACGCCGTCTTCGTGGCTTCGGATGCAGAAGCGGCAGCGGCAGTTGCATTTGTTGGTAATATTAGCATATACCTGGTCTTTGTAAGTGTATAAAATATCAGCCATCGTATATCCTTCCCTTCTGTAATCTTAGTGATTGCTGAATAAAAACTGCTGTGTCTTGGCTTTTATATGGATTCGGTCAAGCGCTGCCGCGGTAAGAAGAAAGATAACCGCGCTTCCGCCGGACTGTATGGCGCTTCCTGCAAGAGAAGCCAGCGGCGCTGCAAAAGAGCCGAAGAGGATGCCCTCCGCCAGATAGTAGCCTGTTGCGGACAGGAAAAGGGCAGGGAGCGGAGCGATTATATTGCGCATCTCCAGCATCTTTGTGCTATGGCTGGTAAATGGAAGCGTGATAAGCATCTTGATCAATATGGTCGCGGGCGCCCACATTGGCGCGGTCATGAGATCTGCAAGCCCGCCCCCGATCGCCGCTGCGGCCAAGGCATACGGACGGGGCAGGAGGACGGCGGCGATATAGATCAGAGCATCTCCAAAGTGGATATATCCTCCGTTCGCTCCATAGGGTATGTGGAAA carries:
- a CDS encoding sulfatase-like hydrolase/transferase, whose product is MKKQVIFLMTDTTRKDMVGCYGNPKMKTPNLDRLAEEGIRYENAYTCQPVCGPARSAIFTGTFPHTNGMVTNSIAMGDNVKTIGQRLHNHGISCGYIGKWHLDGSDYFGNGRCPEGWDPEYWYDMKTYLDELTDEEKVRSRDPKECYKDGFSEEFTYAHRCSDRAIKYLENHQDEDFFLSVSYDEPHGPSLCPEPFNHMFDGFKFESCPNFQDDLSKKPFMQRLWSGKNLHATEDEINQPSDGLSLFLGCNSFADYEIGRVLDKIREVAPDALVIFTSDHGDMLGAHRLFSKNAAAYKEVANIPLIIKGGERGYVEDAMASHIDIAPTILDYFGLPIPKLLEGKSMLPQIKNPEKEINDVVFTEFTRYEIDHDGFGGLQIMRAVMSKRYKLVIHLLDTDEFYDLENDPYEMNNLIEDKKYIEERNALHDKLIQHMNDTRDLYRGYQWSMRPWRTDFIPDWENEGYTRQRENEEYEPRQLDYDTGLPMEEAVRKKC
- a CDS encoding MFS transporter; amino-acid sequence: MEEKRYLKWYNKVGYGSGDIGGNVVFAFLSSFIMIYLTNTVGLKAGVIGSLIAASKVLDGVSDVIFGSMIDRTHTKMGKARPWMFGAYFGCAITLVAAFSVPTTLGKTSQYAWFFITYLLLNAGFYTANNIAYSTLTALVTKNLKERVQMGSIRFMFAFGTSFLIQTITVGLVKQLGGGAEGWRTIAIIYAIIGLISNTLTVFSVKELPEEELRNGEEKSEEEKYSLIESIKMLIHNRYYIVILVVDILRQTYSAIINCGIYYMTYVLGKAELLGTFSGAINLALIIGLAFLPAMVAKYKGYYKLNFSGYLIAAAGRGIVIIAGYMGSVPLMLVGTAIGAIGMAPWQGNLNALVAECSEHTFLQYGKRIDGTMYSCTSMGLKIGSGLGTAIVGWLLDFGGFDGKLAVQSQSCINMLHFMYLWLPMIINILVALLLTQLNVEKANQKLREQKAIEAK
- a CDS encoding helix-turn-helix domain-containing protein, yielding MTYHEDLYMIYRDRLRALREDSDLSQKTIADYLGIGQTTYSQYELGKRSMPVEYIIRLCQFYNVSADYMLGLTNEK
- the larB gene encoding nickel pincer cofactor biosynthesis protein LarB; translation: METREILERLKKGELSLEEAEGALRRQPFEDLGYAKLDTHRKIRSGFPEVVFCAGKADAHLLAIFGRLYEEEGEVLGTRASREQYELIRSKYAQVQYDETSGILKIEHEGKERAGRISVCTAGTADIPVAEEAAQVAEYFGACVERVYDVGVSGLHRLLARLETIQRANCVIAVAGMEGALASVIGGLVDKPVIAVPTSVGYGASMHGLSALLTMINSCANGISVVNIDNGYGAGYIAAQINRLGLRGRQEEERE
- the larE gene encoding ATP-dependent sacrificial sulfur transferase LarE gives rise to the protein MKRNEEKMQCLRRQMEGYAKKDVIVAFSGGVDSSLLLKLACEAALKSNRKVYAVFLHTAMHPSGDAQSAKRVAEEIGADFRILKIDELETAQIADNPTDRCYRCKRHLFEQIQGEAAKLQAGWIMEGTNADDLKAYRPGIRAIRELGIISPLADACITKEEVRLLAKEYGISVAKKPSTPCLATRFPYGTRLTYADMRKVEDAESYLKELGIYNVRVRVHGDIARIEVDCQAMDVVMEYKKEIAEYLKSLGYVYIALDLEGFRSGSMDQNIEAHDRED
- a CDS encoding RluA family pseudouridine synthase, with product MDRILTYQIGPSEGGLRIEQFLLRRGYSLQNLTQLKKMKESVLVNGQWLHLNRRLTSGDELVIHIQEHESSKNIPAVNLSLDIVYEDEDIIVINKPAGMPIHPSQNNYRNSLANALAWYYQEQGKAFVFRCANRLDRDTSGLTVVSKHMLSGNVLSSMAADRMLHREYLAICRGHITPSAGTIHAPLSRKPGSIIERTVDWEQGETAITHYCVVDEKNGHSLVSLRLETGRTHQIRIHMKHLGYPLIGDYLYNPDMEYIGRQALHSHKLSFPHPITGEDMEFIAPLPEDMQSVLDP
- a CDS encoding TIGR04100 family radical SAM protein; its protein translation is MADILYTYKDQVYANITNKCNCRCRFCIRSHEDGVGDADTLWHKTDPTLEQIKEAMDAFDFAGYKELVFCGYGEPTCAIDNLVASAKYAKEKYGLSIRVNTNGLANLYYGKDVIPLLAQAVDSVSISLNAPTSEQYNEVSRPQLDNAFEGLLQFATECKGQIPSVKLTIVDVLPKEEIEACKKLAASLDIPLRIRRYA
- a CDS encoding TIGR04002 family protein, giving the protein MKTTNRPAALITVTGLFAAMIALMTAYIFHIPYGANGGYIHFGDALIYIAAVLLPRPYALAAAAIGGGLADLMTAPMWAPATILIKMLITLPFTSHSTKMLEMRNIIAPLPALFLSATGYYLAEGILFGSFAAPLASLAGSAIQSGGSAVIFLLTAAALDRIHIKAKTQQFLFSNH